A single genomic interval of Stieleria maiorica harbors:
- a CDS encoding ABC transporter ATP-binding protein: MITLTGFGKDYGEFTAVQELNLHIEAGETFGFIGPNGAGKSTTIRFLATLLRATRGRGEVAGCDVMADPVGVRQAVGYMPDNFGVYDGMRVWEFLDFFAVAYRIGRKDRKQIIDNVLELLDLTHKRDDFVNGLSRGMKQRLCLAKTLVHDPPVLILDEPASGLDPRARVEVKELLKELRRMGKTILISSHILTELADCCTSIGIIERGQLLMSGPIGTVYRQIRRNRHVEIQFVAGKEAGMSILRSSPALRSIEQEPTCIVAELETDDEGLATLMETMIAEGVRLRSFNDRAPTLEDVFMTVTKGLVT; encoded by the coding sequence ATGATCACGTTGACCGGATTCGGAAAGGATTACGGAGAGTTCACGGCGGTGCAGGAATTGAACCTGCACATCGAAGCCGGGGAAACGTTCGGTTTCATCGGTCCCAACGGGGCCGGCAAGAGCACCACGATCCGTTTTCTGGCCACACTGCTGCGGGCCACTCGAGGCCGGGGCGAAGTCGCCGGATGTGACGTGATGGCCGATCCGGTCGGCGTGCGTCAGGCGGTCGGCTACATGCCCGATAACTTCGGTGTTTACGACGGAATGCGGGTCTGGGAGTTTTTGGATTTCTTTGCCGTCGCCTACCGTATCGGCCGCAAAGACCGAAAACAGATCATCGACAACGTGCTGGAGCTGTTGGATCTGACGCACAAACGTGACGATTTCGTCAACGGACTCTCGCGTGGAATGAAGCAACGACTGTGTCTGGCAAAGACCTTGGTGCATGACCCGCCGGTGTTGATCTTGGATGAACCCGCCAGCGGTCTGGATCCGCGGGCTCGGGTGGAGGTGAAAGAGCTGCTGAAGGAATTGCGACGGATGGGCAAAACGATTCTGATCAGCAGCCATATCCTGACCGAACTGGCCGATTGCTGCACGTCGATCGGAATCATCGAACGCGGACAGTTGTTGATGAGTGGCCCCATCGGAACCGTTTATCGCCAGATTCGACGCAACCGGCACGTCGAGATCCAATTCGTTGCCGGGAAAGAAGCCGGGATGTCGATTCTGCGCAGCAGCCCCGCGCTGCGATCGATCGAACAGGAACCGACCTGCATCGTCGCCGAACTGGAAACCGACGACGAGGGGTTGGCGACGTTGATGGAAACGATGATCGCCGAAGGCGTTCGGTTGCGTTCGTTCAACGATCGCGCCCCGACGCTGGAGGACGTCTTTATGACCGTGACCAAGGGTCTGGTGACGTGA
- the dapA gene encoding 4-hydroxy-tetrahydrodipicolinate synthase yields MTQRRGSDFAGLSVAIITPFADGEVDYDRLKQQIEFQIEAGARCIVPVGTTGESPTLTHDEHERVIAETIQCVAGRAKVMAGTGSNSTAEALRLTKRAANEGADATLQVAPYYNKPTQEGMYQHFKAVAEAVDIPVCVYNIPGRTGKEIEVSTIQRLAELPGITMVKEATGKLDQCSAIVGTTDLTVLSGDDSLTLPMMSVGAEGVVSVVGNLVPGDMIKLVQAAASGDFDQAQKMHHQLFALCSNMLGLATNPIPVKAAMRMVGRDSGELRLPMTPLDEVGEQQLQQTILAYGLASAAAV; encoded by the coding sequence ATGACCCAGCGTCGTGGATCTGATTTCGCCGGACTATCGGTCGCCATCATCACGCCCTTTGCCGACGGTGAGGTCGACTACGACCGGTTGAAACAACAAATCGAATTCCAAATCGAAGCGGGCGCACGCTGCATCGTTCCGGTCGGCACGACCGGCGAGTCTCCGACGTTGACTCACGACGAGCACGAGCGGGTGATCGCCGAAACCATCCAGTGCGTCGCCGGACGTGCCAAAGTGATGGCCGGCACGGGCAGCAATAGCACTGCCGAAGCACTGCGATTGACCAAGCGGGCCGCCAATGAAGGTGCCGATGCGACGCTGCAGGTCGCCCCCTATTACAACAAGCCGACCCAGGAGGGGATGTACCAGCACTTCAAAGCGGTCGCCGAGGCAGTCGACATTCCGGTTTGCGTCTACAACATCCCGGGGCGAACCGGAAAAGAGATCGAAGTCTCGACGATCCAGCGTCTGGCGGAACTGCCGGGAATCACGATGGTCAAGGAAGCGACGGGGAAGCTGGATCAGTGCTCGGCAATCGTCGGGACCACCGACCTGACGGTACTGTCCGGTGACGACTCGCTGACGCTGCCGATGATGAGTGTCGGTGCCGAGGGCGTCGTCTCGGTCGTCGGCAACCTTGTCCCGGGCGACATGATCAAATTGGTCCAGGCCGCCGCCAGCGGTGATTTTGACCAGGCGCAAAAAATGCACCACCAATTGTTTGCCCTGTGCTCCAACATGTTGGGTCTGGCGACCAATCCGATCCCTGTCAAAGCGGCCATGCGAATGGTCGGACGCGACTCGGGTGAATTGAGACTGCCGATGACGCCGCTGGACGAAGTCGGCGAGCAGCAACTGCAACAAACCATTCTGGCATATGGTTTGGCCAGCGCAGCGGCAGTTTGA
- a CDS encoding GspE/PulE family protein produces the protein MRIFDWSRRDRSDAVPRQNRGASSSAEAADAGMRSDCALTSELESVSCQFAGSLSEHGTSDGILKPGRNGHGDADRSPQRHDTVDLERQRAAIVGRIRHLSPTTDAYATEFVERLLEFAGRVRTSDVHFQPTLGGLVVRFRNDGVLHLLGEFPSGASSSIVSRLKVLSNLLTYRSDIPQEGRLQSPGDSTEIRVSTYPTLHGERAVLRFFGHGNQYRHLNDLGHTPEVTESLIDCLAETSGALLICGPAGSGKSTTLYASLRHLVRTTGGARNLMSLEDPIEVPIEGVSQSQVNQGAGFDLHVGLRSLLRQDPEVIMIGEIRDPVTAEIAIQASLTGQLMLTSFHADSAVTAVSRLLDMGIEPYLLRSGVIGVCCQRLLRKLCHCSEESHDGNDFYGLPIDWCRTPAGCEACGQSGYQGRMIVSEFLSLRDAGLAGAVLDTKDSRQTYRIAVEHGMKSLWERATELVREGTTSPAEVRRVLGVAMRI, from the coding sequence ATGAGAATTTTTGATTGGTCGCGTCGCGACCGCAGTGACGCGGTACCGAGACAAAATCGAGGTGCTTCGTCTTCTGCCGAAGCGGCGGACGCAGGGATGCGCTCGGATTGCGCCCTGACAAGCGAACTGGAAAGTGTGTCCTGTCAATTTGCCGGATCGTTGTCTGAACATGGAACGTCCGACGGGATTTTGAAACCCGGACGCAACGGCCACGGTGACGCCGATCGTTCACCGCAACGGCATGACACGGTTGATCTTGAACGCCAGCGCGCCGCGATCGTCGGGCGGATCCGGCACTTAAGTCCGACGACCGACGCCTACGCCACCGAATTCGTGGAGCGTTTGTTGGAATTTGCCGGACGCGTCAGAACCAGCGACGTTCATTTTCAACCCACGCTCGGTGGGCTGGTCGTTCGATTCCGCAATGACGGCGTGCTGCACCTGTTGGGCGAGTTTCCCAGCGGGGCGAGTTCGTCGATCGTTTCGCGGCTGAAAGTCCTGTCGAATTTGTTGACCTATCGAAGCGACATTCCACAAGAGGGTCGGTTGCAATCCCCGGGGGATTCCACGGAGATCCGTGTCAGCACCTATCCGACGCTTCACGGAGAACGCGCCGTCCTGCGTTTCTTCGGGCACGGCAACCAGTACCGTCACCTTAACGATCTCGGGCATACACCCGAGGTCACCGAAAGTTTGATAGATTGCCTCGCCGAAACCAGCGGCGCGCTGCTGATTTGCGGGCCCGCCGGGAGCGGAAAATCGACCACGCTGTATGCCTCGCTGCGGCACCTGGTCCGCACGACCGGCGGCGCCCGCAACCTGATGTCGTTGGAAGACCCGATCGAAGTCCCGATCGAGGGTGTCTCGCAAAGCCAAGTCAACCAAGGTGCGGGGTTTGACCTGCACGTCGGATTGCGATCGCTGTTGCGCCAGGATCCTGAAGTCATCATGATCGGTGAGATCCGGGACCCGGTGACGGCTGAGATTGCGATCCAGGCCAGTTTGACCGGTCAATTGATGCTGACCAGTTTTCATGCCGATAGCGCCGTCACCGCGGTCAGCCGGTTGTTGGACATGGGGATCGAACCCTACCTGTTGCGCAGCGGCGTGATCGGTGTGTGCTGCCAACGTCTGCTGCGGAAACTGTGTCACTGCTCCGAGGAAAGCCATGACGGGAACGATTTTTATGGACTTCCCATCGATTGGTGCAGGACTCCAGCCGGCTGTGAGGCCTGCGGTCAGAGCGGTTACCAAGGCAGGATGATCGTCAGCGAATTCCTTTCGTTGCGCGACGCCGGGTTGGCCGGTGCGGTGCTGGACACCAAAGATTCACGCCAGACCTACCGGATTGCCGTTGAACATGGCATGAAGTCGCTGTGGGAACGAGCGACCGAATTGGTCCGCGAAGGGACGACCAGCCCCGCCGAAGTGCGACGTGTGCTGGGCGTTGCCATGCGCATCTGA
- a CDS encoding type II secretion system F family protein, which translates to MLAPRIKHQTLSTLCERVGISFEVGLDPHRVFDREAENHGNRYGKRMRSVADHVRQGGSLADAVKAQGNYFPDHFAQMIEAGERTGRLDRVLDRLSGYYQQMAEFRKVFFSSILWPVIQLVIAVIVIGLMIYLPSVMVPTDSDAQTDLLGFGLVGVSGLIQYGMIVGSVCLVGAVIAALANRGHLTFLLDWFARIPRLGRLVRVFAEARFVQTLSLAIDSGIDAWSAVDMAFQSAGTPQFRSKAESAKTAILQGRDMHSVLSDTGLFQKETLEVVELGEASGRLSETLDKHFRQLKSQVKSSMATITYFSSALIWAIIAAVLILIIFRVFSLYINNLGDAATRAIENREF; encoded by the coding sequence GTGCTCGCCCCACGCATCAAACACCAGACGCTCAGCACACTGTGCGAACGTGTCGGAATCTCATTTGAAGTCGGATTGGACCCGCACCGCGTCTTCGATCGGGAGGCGGAGAACCATGGCAATCGCTACGGAAAACGGATGCGGTCGGTTGCCGATCACGTCCGCCAAGGTGGATCGCTCGCCGACGCGGTAAAAGCGCAAGGCAACTACTTTCCCGATCACTTTGCACAGATGATCGAGGCCGGGGAACGCACCGGTCGACTGGATCGTGTCTTGGATCGGCTATCGGGTTACTACCAACAGATGGCGGAGTTTCGAAAGGTTTTCTTTAGCTCCATCCTTTGGCCGGTGATCCAGTTGGTGATTGCCGTGATCGTGATCGGACTGATGATCTACCTGCCGTCGGTGATGGTGCCGACGGATTCGGATGCGCAGACCGACCTGCTTGGATTCGGTCTAGTAGGCGTCTCCGGGCTGATTCAATACGGGATGATCGTCGGATCGGTTTGTCTAGTCGGGGCCGTGATCGCCGCGCTGGCCAATCGTGGGCATCTCACGTTCCTGTTGGACTGGTTCGCGCGGATTCCTCGGCTCGGTCGACTCGTTCGGGTCTTCGCCGAAGCCCGTTTCGTGCAAACACTTTCGTTGGCGATCGATTCCGGGATCGACGCCTGGTCGGCGGTCGACATGGCCTTCCAAAGTGCCGGAACGCCGCAGTTCCGAAGCAAGGCAGAATCGGCCAAAACCGCGATCCTGCAAGGTCGCGACATGCACAGTGTCTTGAGCGATACAGGTTTGTTCCAGAAAGAAACGCTGGAAGTGGTGGAGCTTGGCGAAGCATCCGGACGCCTTTCCGAAACGCTGGACAAACACTTTCGGCAACTCAAGAGCCAGGTGAAGTCTTCGATGGCGACGATCACCTATTTCTCTTCCGCATTGATTTGGGCCATCATTGCGGCAGTTTTGATTCTGATCATCTTCCGTGTCTTTTCGTTGTACATCAACAATCTCGGTGACGCTGCGACGCGGGCCATTGAGAACCGCGAATTCTAG
- a CDS encoding homoserine dehydrogenase: protein MEKTNIAIVGLGTVGSGVARLLLDHGDRTARHAGRTLWLRKAVARDLTKAAARIDLPEGVLTDSIDEVVDDPEITVVAQLIGGLEPARSIMLRLLESGKDIVTANKALLAEHGPELFDRARQLGRSIAFEASVAGGIPIIANISQCLSANQLQSLEGILNGTSNFIVSQMDEFGSNYQEVVKKAQDLGYAEADPTMDVDGTDAAQKLAILAHLAFGAAVDWNDIPKVGIDGLDPVDLRYAKELGYRIKLLAVANLTDDGLELSVSPTLLKIGTPLAEVRNAFNAIRAVGDAVGPVFFHGLGAGQMPTASAVVADLIDTAVGRTKLTFQTLEYFSSDSPPRAILRDADTLRGRFYLRLHVANHPGTLASIANVLAKHSISIASVIQHESEASGADLELVPLVIMTHEASEGAAKLATAEIEALPSVEGAVTRFRVKD, encoded by the coding sequence ATGGAAAAGACAAATATCGCCATTGTTGGCCTGGGAACTGTTGGTAGCGGCGTCGCGCGTTTGTTGCTCGATCACGGAGACCGCACGGCGCGGCACGCCGGTCGGACGTTGTGGTTGCGAAAAGCCGTCGCGAGGGACTTGACCAAAGCGGCCGCGCGGATCGACCTGCCCGAAGGGGTGTTGACCGATTCGATCGATGAAGTGGTCGATGACCCGGAAATCACGGTCGTGGCCCAGTTGATCGGCGGGCTGGAACCGGCGCGATCGATCATGCTGCGGTTATTGGAGTCCGGCAAAGACATTGTGACGGCGAACAAGGCGCTGCTGGCCGAGCACGGGCCGGAACTATTTGATCGGGCAAGACAATTGGGGCGCAGCATCGCGTTCGAAGCCTCGGTTGCCGGCGGAATCCCGATCATCGCCAACATCAGCCAGTGCTTGTCGGCCAATCAGTTGCAATCCCTGGAAGGAATTCTGAACGGGACCAGCAACTTCATCGTGAGCCAAATGGATGAATTCGGGTCGAATTACCAGGAAGTCGTCAAAAAGGCCCAAGATTTAGGGTATGCCGAAGCGGACCCGACGATGGACGTCGACGGGACCGATGCGGCGCAAAAATTGGCGATCCTGGCCCACTTGGCTTTCGGTGCGGCCGTCGATTGGAATGATATCCCGAAGGTCGGAATCGACGGCCTGGATCCGGTCGATTTGCGTTACGCCAAAGAGCTCGGCTATCGGATCAAATTGTTGGCGGTTGCCAATCTGACCGATGACGGTCTGGAGTTGTCGGTTTCGCCGACCTTGTTGAAGATCGGGACACCTTTGGCGGAGGTCCGAAACGCGTTCAACGCGATCCGGGCGGTCGGCGATGCCGTCGGTCCGGTTTTCTTTCACGGTCTGGGCGCCGGGCAAATGCCAACTGCGTCGGCTGTCGTTGCGGATTTGATTGACACGGCGGTCGGACGGACGAAACTGACGTTTCAGACGTTGGAATACTTTTCCAGCGATAGTCCCCCCCGCGCCATCCTGCGCGATGCCGACACATTGCGAGGCCGCTTTTATCTGAGGCTGCATGTCGCCAATCATCCCGGCACGCTGGCATCGATCGCCAACGTGTTGGCCAAACATTCGATTTCCATCGCATCGGTGATCCAGCATGAATCGGAAGCTTCTGGTGCCGATTTGGAACTGGTCCCGTTGGTGATCATGACGCACGAAGCCAGTGAGGGGGCCGCCAAGCTGGCGACTGCGGAAATCGAAGCGTTGCCGTCTGTCGAAGGCGCCGTCACGCGTTTCCGCGTCAAGGATTGA
- a CDS encoding PilZ domain-containing protein: MLRLSGTAPNMDVENAVRDLLEEDAFYDRIENRSAHREHLVRPVTMQIRGSSETILSFSRGVSAAGIGLITDVEIPERSTAVLTIESLKGGPVKVLAQCRWCRPFGANWKISGWQFINIHR, from the coding sequence ATGTTGCGTCTTTCCGGTACCGCACCGAACATGGATGTCGAGAACGCCGTTCGAGATCTTCTCGAGGAAGACGCGTTTTACGATCGCATTGAGAATCGGTCGGCGCACCGCGAACACCTGGTCCGGCCGGTGACGATGCAGATCCGGGGTTCCAGCGAGACAATTCTGTCATTTTCGCGAGGTGTCTCCGCGGCCGGCATCGGGTTGATCACCGATGTGGAGATCCCCGAGCGATCCACGGCGGTGTTGACGATCGAGTCGCTCAAGGGAGGCCCGGTCAAGGTGCTGGCCCAGTGCCGTTGGTGTCGTCCTTTCGGTGCGAACTGGAAGATCTCGGGCTGGCAATTCATCAACATTCATCGCTAG
- a CDS encoding sugar phosphate isomerase/epimerase family protein: MKRRQFIATGAALTAALARPNWLNALEPDNRYRKEIGIQLYTLRNEIAADVAGTLKAVADAGYKQVEPYGFPGADAMIREAKANGMAVNSSHINTDGILKPDQKGVQPFEELLDKANEFGLTHVVVPYLGAELRGSLDQYKKVAEQCNVAAEKAKRAGIQLAYHNHAFEFKPLEGDRCGYDVFIEEFSEDMKFEIDVFWVAVGGHDAAEWIRKLSGRVTQLHLKDLDRSVSPPQYDGIPKQAFKELGNGVIPMEPILAAAAEAGVEHCHVEQDHSPHPVQSIRQSAAYLRSL, from the coding sequence ATGAAACGACGTCAATTCATTGCGACCGGCGCCGCACTGACCGCCGCTCTCGCTCGGCCCAACTGGCTAAACGCCCTGGAGCCGGATAACCGATACCGCAAGGAAATCGGAATCCAGCTCTACACGCTGCGAAACGAGATCGCCGCGGACGTCGCCGGCACGCTGAAGGCGGTTGCCGATGCGGGGTACAAGCAAGTCGAACCGTACGGGTTTCCCGGTGCCGACGCGATGATTCGGGAAGCTAAGGCCAATGGGATGGCGGTGAACTCGTCGCACATCAACACCGACGGGATCCTGAAACCGGATCAAAAAGGTGTCCAGCCGTTTGAGGAGTTGCTGGACAAGGCCAATGAGTTCGGGCTGACCCACGTCGTCGTGCCCTATTTGGGGGCCGAGCTGCGTGGTTCGCTGGACCAATACAAAAAGGTCGCCGAGCAATGCAACGTTGCGGCCGAAAAAGCGAAACGTGCCGGAATTCAGTTGGCCTATCACAACCATGCGTTCGAGTTCAAACCGCTTGAGGGTGATCGCTGTGGCTATGACGTGTTCATCGAAGAGTTCTCGGAGGACATGAAGTTCGAAATCGATGTCTTCTGGGTCGCCGTCGGTGGTCACGATGCGGCGGAATGGATCCGAAAGCTCTCCGGTCGAGTGACCCAATTGCACCTGAAAGACCTCGACCGCAGCGTTTCGCCACCTCAGTACGACGGAATCCCTAAACAGGCGTTCAAAGAGTTGGGCAACGGTGTGATCCCGATGGAACCGATTCTTGCCGCTGCCGCCGAGGCGGGGGTGGAACACTGTCATGTCGAACAAGACCATTCACCGCACCCGGTCCAGAGCATTCGGCAGAGCGCGGCCTATCTGCGTTCTTTGTAG
- a CDS encoding glutamate synthase subunit beta, whose product MGKATGFKEFDRKKVPWRLPVVRLNDYDEIYTEHKIDHLREQGARCMDCGVPFCQSSSGCPIDNLIPEWNDLVYNNRWKEAIERLHKTNNFPEFTGRTCPAPCEGSCVLGINHPPVTIKNIENAIVDRAWEEGWIVPEPPESRTGKSVAIVGSGPAGLTAADQLNKAGHSVTVYERANRIGGLLQYGIPNMKLSKEAVQRRVDKMTAEGIKFVTNANVGVDLDPKELVNENDAVLLACGATKPRDLPIPNRDAKGVHFAMEFLTANTRQSVHGETLGDGFISAEGKDVIVIGGGDTGTDCIATSLRHGCRSLVNFELLPKPPADRAPDNPWPEWPRIFRVDYGHEEAEAKFGRDPREYQILSKEFVVDAKGELSGIKTVEVEWTKDEAGKWQMAEVEGSEKQWPAQLILLSMGFLGPEQYVPESLGLETDPRSNFKAEHGEFATSIDKVFAAGDCRRGQSLVVWAINEGRGAARSIDIFLQGESNLPAPGVTMGTAMQVG is encoded by the coding sequence ATGGGAAAGGCAACCGGGTTCAAAGAGTTCGACCGTAAAAAAGTTCCGTGGCGATTGCCGGTCGTCCGACTGAACGATTACGACGAAATCTACACCGAACACAAGATCGACCACCTGCGTGAACAAGGCGCGCGTTGCATGGATTGCGGGGTGCCGTTTTGCCAGTCAAGCTCGGGCTGTCCGATCGATAATTTGATTCCCGAGTGGAACGATCTGGTCTACAACAATCGTTGGAAGGAAGCGATTGAGCGACTGCACAAGACGAACAACTTCCCCGAGTTCACCGGACGCACCTGTCCCGCACCGTGCGAAGGATCGTGCGTCCTGGGCATCAATCATCCGCCGGTGACGATCAAGAATATCGAAAACGCGATCGTCGATCGGGCCTGGGAAGAAGGTTGGATCGTCCCCGAACCGCCCGAAAGCCGAACCGGAAAATCGGTCGCGATCGTTGGCAGCGGGCCGGCCGGCTTGACCGCCGCCGACCAATTGAACAAGGCGGGCCACAGCGTGACTGTTTATGAACGAGCCAATCGCATCGGCGGGTTGCTGCAGTACGGCATCCCGAACATGAAGCTGTCCAAGGAAGCCGTCCAGCGCCGCGTCGACAAGATGACCGCCGAAGGGATCAAGTTTGTCACCAACGCGAATGTCGGCGTCGACTTGGACCCCAAGGAGTTGGTCAACGAGAACGACGCGGTCCTGTTGGCCTGTGGTGCGACCAAGCCTCGCGATCTGCCGATCCCGAATCGCGACGCCAAGGGAGTCCATTTTGCGATGGAATTCTTGACCGCCAACACGCGGCAGAGCGTCCACGGCGAGACGCTCGGTGACGGGTTCATCAGCGCCGAAGGGAAAGATGTCATCGTGATCGGCGGCGGTGACACAGGGACCGACTGCATCGCGACCAGTTTGCGGCACGGCTGCCGAAGCCTTGTTAATTTTGAGCTGTTGCCCAAACCGCCTGCCGACCGTGCCCCGGATAATCCTTGGCCGGAATGGCCGCGCATCTTCCGTGTCGATTACGGTCACGAAGAAGCCGAAGCGAAATTCGGTCGCGACCCGCGCGAGTATCAAATCCTGAGCAAGGAATTTGTGGTCGACGCGAAAGGCGAATTGTCGGGCATCAAGACCGTCGAGGTCGAATGGACCAAAGATGAAGCCGGGAAGTGGCAGATGGCGGAAGTTGAAGGTTCCGAGAAACAGTGGCCCGCTCAGTTGATCCTGCTGTCGATGGGATTTTTGGGGCCGGAGCAGTACGTCCCCGAATCGCTGGGCCTGGAAACCGATCCACGAAGCAACTTCAAGGCCGAGCATGGCGAATTTGCGACGAGCATCGACAAGGTCTTTGCCGCAGGAGACTGTCGCCGCGGCCAAAGTTTGGTCGTTTGGGCGATCAACGAGGGCCGTGGTGCCGCACGGTCGATCGACATTTTCCTGCAAGGCGAGAGCAACTTGCCTGCCCCAGGGGTGACCATGGGGACGGCGATGCAAGTCGGCTAG